A portion of the Halodesulfovibrio aestuarii DSM 17919 = ATCC 29578 genome contains these proteins:
- the argS gene encoding arginine--tRNA ligase codes for MRAKNHLYTALQAIVADLDLEWPARTTIEPPKEKKFGDMAANIAMVLAKPAKRNPRELASLIAEKLIEDPMIDNVEIAGPGFLNITFSVDFWRNTIAIIEERGEAFGSVDQGKGKKVQVEYVSANPTGPLHIGHGRGAAVGDSLARLLRFAGYDVYTEYYINDAGRQMLILGQSVLFRARQLEGEDLPDPEDFYRGEYIKDIAKEVLELHPDLLKKDDALEICREYALNQILDGIKKDLGEFRVEHQNWFSERSLVSAGAVEKTFNRLKEAGLAFEQDGALWFRTTEFGDDKDRVLRKSDGSLTYFASDIAYHDNKYDRGFELNVDIWGADHHGYVPRMRAAVEALGKPKESFDVILIQLVNLLRNGEQIAMSTRAGQFDTLEEVVKDVGCDAARFMFLSRKSDSHLDFDLELVKQKSMDNPVYYVQYANARICSVLRKATERGITVPEKATAEILSAIKEDSELDLIKLLDQFEDVVDSAARQLAPHQISFYVQELASALHSFYANNPILNAKDENIIAARLCLLQSVSKVIRNGLSLVGVEAPESM; via the coding sequence ATGCGCGCGAAGAATCATTTATACACAGCTCTGCAAGCAATTGTGGCTGACCTTGATCTTGAATGGCCTGCCAGAACAACCATTGAACCTCCAAAAGAGAAAAAGTTCGGTGACATGGCGGCAAACATTGCCATGGTTCTGGCCAAACCTGCAAAACGTAACCCGCGCGAACTTGCTTCTCTCATCGCTGAAAAACTCATTGAAGATCCAATGATTGACAACGTTGAGATTGCAGGCCCGGGCTTCTTGAACATCACTTTCTCCGTTGATTTCTGGAGAAACACCATTGCTATTATCGAAGAACGCGGAGAAGCCTTCGGCTCTGTCGATCAAGGTAAAGGTAAAAAAGTTCAGGTTGAATACGTTTCTGCAAACCCTACCGGTCCGCTGCACATTGGCCATGGCCGCGGTGCAGCTGTCGGCGACAGCCTTGCACGCCTTCTGCGTTTTGCCGGATACGACGTGTACACCGAATACTACATCAATGACGCAGGCCGTCAGATGCTTATCCTTGGCCAGTCTGTTCTCTTCCGTGCCCGACAGCTTGAAGGTGAAGACCTTCCTGATCCTGAAGATTTTTATCGTGGCGAATACATTAAAGACATCGCAAAAGAAGTTCTGGAACTGCATCCGGATCTGCTGAAAAAAGACGATGCTCTTGAAATCTGCCGCGAATATGCTCTCAACCAGATTCTCGACGGCATCAAGAAAGACCTTGGTGAATTCCGTGTTGAACATCAGAACTGGTTCTCAGAGCGTTCTCTCGTTAGCGCCGGTGCTGTCGAAAAGACATTCAACCGCCTTAAAGAAGCCGGTCTCGCTTTTGAACAGGACGGCGCTCTCTGGTTCCGCACCACTGAATTCGGTGACGATAAAGACCGCGTTCTGCGTAAGTCCGACGGCTCCCTCACCTACTTTGCTTCAGATATCGCATACCACGACAATAAATATGACCGTGGTTTTGAATTGAACGTAGACATCTGGGGAGCAGACCACCACGGGTATGTTCCGCGTATGCGCGCAGCTGTTGAAGCATTAGGCAAACCAAAAGAAAGCTTTGACGTAATTCTCATTCAGCTTGTCAACTTGCTCCGTAATGGTGAACAGATTGCTATGTCCACCCGTGCAGGTCAGTTCGACACACTGGAAGAAGTTGTTAAAGATGTTGGTTGTGATGCTGCACGCTTCATGTTCCTTTCCCGCAAAAGCGACAGTCACCTCGACTTCGACCTTGAGCTGGTGAAACAAAAATCTATGGACAATCCTGTGTACTATGTACAGTACGCAAATGCACGTATCTGTTCTGTTCTGCGAAAAGCCACGGAACGCGGCATTACAGTACCTGAAAAAGCAACCGCTGAAATCCTTTCTGCAATAAAAGAAGACAGCGAACTTGACTTGATCAAGCTTCTCGATCAATTTGAAGATGTTGTTGATTCAGCAGCACGTCAGCTTGCTCCGCACCAGATTAGTTTCTACGTGCAGGAACTCGCAAGTGCATTGCACAGCTTCTACGCTAACAACCCAATCCTTAATGCTAAGGATGAAAACATCATTGCAGCACGCCTTTGCCTGCTCCAGAGTGTTTCCAAGGTAATCCGTAACGGGCTTAGCCTTGTGGGTGTTGAAGCACCTGAATCTATGTAA
- a CDS encoding ACP S-malonyltransferase: MTMNTDIAVLFPGQGSQEPNMGRDVAETNADVMSLWKKAEKISGIDLRGIYWDGDEAAMADTRNLQPALTLVNIGLWIEASGSLRPTCMAGHSLGEFSALAASEALSVEAVLEAVSLRGRLMAEADPSGSGAMAAAMKMKLEAVEAVVAEVAESTGEMIRIANYNTPGQFVLSGTKTAIAEAGVKIKEQKGRAIPLKVSGAFHSPLMADAAKELSSYFAKLSWNNPKYPIYCNVTGKPATKSTDLEEIMPKQMTSSVFWIDTITNQFNAGIRQFVEVGPKGVLSKMLGQILKPVADSSEWESLNLGSLEAVETFKTTK; the protein is encoded by the coding sequence ATGACAATGAACACCGATATAGCTGTTCTCTTTCCGGGACAGGGCTCGCAGGAGCCGAACATGGGACGTGATGTTGCAGAAACAAATGCAGACGTCATGTCTTTATGGAAAAAAGCTGAAAAAATCAGCGGCATTGATCTCCGCGGAATATACTGGGATGGCGACGAAGCCGCCATGGCAGATACCCGTAACTTGCAGCCTGCGCTTACTCTCGTAAACATCGGCCTGTGGATTGAAGCTTCCGGCTCATTACGTCCTACTTGCATGGCTGGTCATTCTTTAGGTGAATTCAGCGCACTTGCTGCTTCCGAGGCTCTTTCCGTTGAAGCTGTTCTTGAAGCTGTCTCCTTACGTGGCCGCCTTATGGCAGAAGCTGACCCAAGCGGCAGCGGCGCAATGGCTGCTGCAATGAAAATGAAGCTTGAAGCTGTTGAGGCTGTTGTTGCAGAAGTTGCAGAATCTACAGGGGAAATGATTCGCATTGCTAACTACAACACACCGGGTCAGTTTGTTCTTTCCGGCACCAAAACAGCTATTGCGGAAGCCGGGGTTAAGATCAAAGAACAAAAAGGCCGTGCGATTCCTTTGAAAGTTTCCGGTGCGTTTCATAGCCCGCTCATGGCTGATGCTGCTAAAGAACTTTCCAGCTACTTTGCAAAGCTTTCCTGGAACAACCCTAAGTACCCAATATACTGCAACGTTACAGGCAAGCCTGCAACTAAGTCCACTGATCTCGAAGAGATTATGCCAAAGCAGATGACATCTTCAGTATTTTGGATTGATACCATTACCAACCAGTTCAACGCTGGCATTCGTCAGTTTGTTGAAGTTGGTCCAAAAGGTGTTCTTTCCAAAATGCTCGGACAGATTTTAAAACCAGTTGCAGACTCTTCCGAATGGGAAAGTCTGAATCTGGGCAGCCTTGAAGCTGTTGAAACGTTTAAGACAACAAAATAA
- a CDS encoding 16S rRNA (guanine(527)-N(7))-methyltransferase RsmG, whose protein sequence is MKKNDSPTVADVARLLKREGFTPSESELEALTGYLNLVMKWNKVMNLVGPYSWQDALTILIIDSLHLNKFLRSLSLPSTPVTWDFGAGAGLPGIPLRALWHEGEYYLVDVREKRTMFMEQTVKRLGISNTTVYKGRVEDFMEEHEPADLMLSRAFMPWKKLLDLVGPKIKDQGRIVVLALESVPSDLTEGWNVEKEISYKVGKDTRFFWSLVKA, encoded by the coding sequence GTGAAGAAAAATGATTCTCCAACTGTTGCTGATGTAGCCCGACTGCTTAAGCGAGAAGGTTTTACACCATCTGAGTCAGAACTCGAGGCCCTAACAGGGTACCTCAATCTTGTCATGAAGTGGAACAAGGTCATGAATCTTGTGGGACCATACTCATGGCAGGATGCTCTTACTATCCTTATTATCGACAGCTTACATCTTAACAAGTTTTTGCGTTCCTTGTCACTTCCATCAACACCAGTTACATGGGATTTTGGTGCAGGGGCCGGACTTCCCGGCATTCCGCTTCGGGCCTTGTGGCATGAGGGGGAATATTACCTTGTTGATGTGCGTGAAAAACGCACCATGTTTATGGAACAAACTGTGAAGCGGCTGGGAATCTCTAATACAACTGTATACAAGGGGCGTGTGGAAGACTTCATGGAAGAACATGAACCGGCAGACCTCATGCTCAGCCGAGCCTTTATGCCATGGAAAAAACTTCTCGATCTCGTAGGCCCAAAGATAAAGGATCAGGGGCGGATTGTTGTCCTCGCTCTTGAATCAGTGCCAAGCGACCTTACGGAAGGCTGGAACGTTGAAAAAGAAATTTCATATAAAGTTGGCAAGGATACCAGATTCTTTTGGTCGCTGGTCAAAGCGTAA
- a CDS encoding 23S rRNA (pseudouridine(1915)-N(3))-methyltransferase RlmH, which produces MIQLKIVAVGKIKERFWADAADHYITRLKRSYKFQEITVKDGNAKMKPLERNNEEGKRILAALAPTDIPICMDEHGKTYTSVKFSQMLDRISMDNNRTPTLIIGGAFGLSQEVLKKCQYKISLSPMTFTHEMARVVLYEQLYRADAILRGSPYHHVEIK; this is translated from the coding sequence ATGATTCAGCTTAAAATTGTTGCCGTGGGCAAAATTAAAGAACGCTTCTGGGCAGATGCAGCAGATCACTACATTACCCGCTTGAAGCGCAGTTATAAATTTCAAGAGATCACCGTTAAAGACGGCAACGCAAAAATGAAGCCGCTCGAACGTAACAACGAAGAAGGCAAACGGATTCTCGCTGCCCTCGCCCCCACAGATATACCTATCTGTATGGATGAGCACGGAAAAACATACACCTCTGTAAAATTTTCCCAGATGCTTGACCGAATCAGCATGGACAACAACCGCACCCCGACACTCATTATCGGCGGTGCGTTCGGACTGTCACAAGAAGTACTGAAAAAATGCCAATACAAAATCAGTCTGTCGCCCATGACCTTTACTCACGAGATGGCACGTGTCGTTCTCTACGAACAACTCTATCGTGCAGATGCTATCCTTCGCGGTAGCCCCTATCATCACGTTGAAATTAAATAA
- a CDS encoding L-threonylcarbamoyladenylate synthase codes for MTISTFSISEAVAALKQGEVICYPTETFYAVGCNALDPLAVESVYKVKKRSDSMPLPVLIGSMEQLPLVTEVTSEIVQALANRFWPGSLSILVTASDRISPVLTGETGRVAVRVTPHPVAQQLCLEAGVPLVSTSANLSGRPAVIAASEIDPELLENVAGVVNLEPAPAGGLPSTLIEIVGPRAVSIVRNGAVSGIELRTSGLAVVPRVAGA; via the coding sequence ATGACTATATCAACATTTAGCATTTCCGAAGCAGTAGCAGCCCTTAAACAGGGTGAAGTTATTTGTTATCCCACCGAAACATTTTACGCTGTGGGTTGTAACGCGCTCGACCCGCTTGCAGTAGAATCTGTATACAAGGTTAAGAAGCGTTCAGACTCCATGCCGTTACCGGTACTTATCGGCAGCATGGAGCAATTACCGCTGGTAACAGAAGTAACGTCTGAAATCGTGCAGGCGCTGGCAAACCGCTTCTGGCCCGGTTCATTATCTATTCTTGTGACTGCATCTGACCGCATTTCCCCTGTACTTACCGGCGAAACAGGCAGGGTCGCAGTTCGTGTTACGCCGCATCCTGTAGCGCAGCAATTGTGTCTTGAGGCAGGAGTGCCGCTTGTTTCTACCAGTGCCAATCTGAGTGGGCGTCCGGCCGTGATTGCCGCATCAGAAATTGATCCTGAGCTCTTAGAGAATGTAGCTGGCGTGGTGAATCTTGAACCGGCTCCGGCTGGCGGGTTACCATCAACTCTTATCGAGATCGTAGGGCCCCGTGCAGTAAGCATTGTCCGCAATGGCGCTGTTTCCGGTATTGAGTTGCGCACATCAGGCCTTGCGGTTGTACCGCGTGTGGCTGGTGCGTAA
- a CDS encoding NUDIX domain-containing protein — MSITHDIPCPNCSAPVTMYRNPAPTVDIVIYDPIRGVVLIERANEPHGWALPGGFIDYGETCEAAAIREAKEETNLDVVLTELIGVYSDPTRDPRHHTMSVAYSAVANDVSMLTAGDDAQNARFFPLEALPHIVFDHNLIVADFANRLKRLNK, encoded by the coding sequence ATGAGTATAACGCACGATATACCGTGTCCTAATTGTTCTGCGCCTGTCACCATGTACCGTAATCCAGCACCGACAGTTGATATTGTTATTTATGATCCCATAAGAGGCGTTGTACTGATAGAGCGCGCCAACGAACCTCATGGATGGGCTTTGCCCGGCGGCTTTATTGATTATGGTGAAACCTGTGAGGCCGCTGCAATTCGTGAGGCAAAAGAAGAGACAAATCTGGATGTGGTTCTAACAGAACTCATTGGTGTGTATTCCGACCCAACGAGGGACCCAAGACACCACACTATGAGTGTTGCGTATAGTGCTGTGGCAAATGATGTTTCGATGTTAACCGCAGGGGATGATGCACAAAATGCACGGTTCTTTCCTCTGGAAGCCTTGCCGCACATAGTCTTTGACCACAATCTGATTGTGGCAGATTTTGCAAACCGTCTTAAAAGATTGAACAAGTAA
- the glgA gene encoding glycogen synthase GlgA, with translation MGADVVFIASEMFPFSKTGGLGDVLGALPLALHNKGINTAVITPFYGRIGTAEYDIRLAWSDLQVGYPWEPITADVYQADYKGMHVYFIHRSEYFDRRFYYCDHRGDFFDNAERFIFFNRAAQSLMERFENAPQIIHAHDWQAALSPAYLHYSRMSDPFWEDTRSVFTIHNLAFQGRFASRLFENCGLPPSAWSMHGVEFYGDFNFMKAGISYADKITTVSPNYSKEILTRQFGCDLHNVLMGRKDRLHGILNGADYGVWNPEENKYLPKTYTSNNVRGKRACKSCLIEELGLDSALKKRPMFGFIGRLREQKGVNMLIDVIPQLMEKNVGLVVLGEGDLEREATLLNFMETYPKHMCTIVDYTEELAHKIQAASDIFLMPSTYEPCGLTQLYALRFGTVPVASAVGGLHDTIVSWPHPHATGFTFENINSGAFIDSITDAIDVWENNPREFRRIIGRAMAEEFSWDSSADEYAALYKELGLRM, from the coding sequence GTGGGGGCAGACGTAGTATTTATTGCATCTGAAATGTTTCCTTTTTCTAAAACAGGTGGTCTTGGTGATGTGTTGGGTGCGTTACCTTTGGCTTTACATAATAAAGGAATTAACACAGCGGTTATAACTCCATTTTACGGCAGAATAGGTACCGCTGAGTACGATATTCGTCTTGCATGGTCAGATCTTCAGGTTGGGTATCCATGGGAGCCTATTACTGCTGATGTGTATCAAGCCGATTATAAAGGGATGCATGTCTATTTTATTCACCGTAGTGAATATTTCGACAGGCGTTTTTATTATTGTGATCATCGGGGAGATTTTTTTGATAATGCAGAGCGCTTTATCTTTTTTAACAGGGCTGCGCAAAGCTTGATGGAACGGTTTGAAAACGCACCGCAAATTATTCATGCGCACGATTGGCAGGCGGCGCTTTCGCCTGCCTATCTTCATTACTCACGTATGAGTGACCCGTTCTGGGAAGATACTCGCTCCGTCTTTACTATTCATAATTTAGCCTTTCAGGGGCGCTTTGCTTCCCGTTTGTTCGAGAATTGCGGGCTTCCTCCATCTGCATGGTCGATGCATGGAGTTGAGTTTTATGGTGATTTTAATTTTATGAAAGCGGGAATTTCGTATGCGGATAAAATCACAACTGTTTCTCCAAATTATTCTAAAGAGATATTAACGCGTCAGTTTGGTTGTGATCTGCACAATGTTTTGATGGGACGAAAAGACCGTTTGCATGGGATTTTGAACGGTGCTGATTATGGAGTTTGGAATCCGGAAGAGAATAAATATCTGCCTAAGACCTATACCAGCAATAATGTCAGGGGAAAACGTGCGTGTAAAAGTTGTTTGATAGAAGAACTTGGCCTCGATTCTGCGCTCAAGAAGCGTCCGATGTTTGGCTTTATCGGGCGGCTTCGTGAGCAGAAAGGGGTAAACATGCTGATAGATGTTATTCCTCAACTTATGGAAAAAAACGTAGGACTGGTTGTGCTTGGTGAAGGTGATCTGGAACGGGAAGCCACTCTTCTTAACTTCATGGAAACGTATCCCAAACATATGTGCACGATTGTGGATTACACGGAAGAGCTGGCACATAAAATACAAGCAGCTTCGGATATTTTCCTTATGCCTTCCACCTATGAACCGTGCGGGTTAACACAGTTGTATGCCTTGCGGTTTGGGACTGTGCCTGTTGCAAGTGCTGTTGGCGGATTGCATGATACTATTGTTTCGTGGCCGCATCCACATGCGACAGGATTCACCTTTGAGAATATAAACAGCGGAGCATTTATAGATTCGATTACAGATGCCATAGATGTATGGGAAAATAATCCTCGTGAGTTTCGTAGAATTATTGGACGAGCCATGGCAGAGGAATTCTCTTGGGACAGCTCTGCAGATGAGTATGCAGCTTTGTACAAAGAACTTGGTTTACGCATGTAA
- the glgB gene encoding 1,4-alpha-glucan branching protein GlgB: MRGTLKSVPAFFEPFDLHLFGEGTHWHLYRFLGAHPAEMDGKKGYRFAVWAPNAREVHVAGDFNRWHFRELPLYPVGVSGVWAAFIAGVEKGELYKYSIVGSDGRDVYKADPLAFYCELRPGIASRTWDLDNHTWTDDVWMEARRQQGPPLDKPISIYEVHLGSWCRDHDPESNGFLRYGKLAELLIEYVKDMGFTHVELLPVAEHPLDESWGYQTSNYFAPTSRHGTPEEFKGFVDALHNAGIGVFLDWVPAHFPKDDWCLGRFDGSALYEHLDPQLGEHPDWGTYIFNYGRHEVRNFLFANALYWLHEFHIDGLRIDAVASMLYLDYSRKEGQWRPNKYGGRENLDAVDFLRELNRVAHEQFPGVVMIAEESTSWPGVSRPLYTGGLGFTFKWNMGWMSDSLSYFSTDPIYRSYNHNSLTFSMLYAFSENFVLPLSHDEVVHGKGTILSKMSGDVWQKQANLRLLYSYMWAHPGKKMIFMGSEFGQWNEWNPREELDWCLLQFPAHDGIRALVRDLNHMLTTEEAMHKDDFSWTGFKWVDFSDYGASIISFVRMGGDGAPLFWIFNFTPVVRNHYRVASPKSGVWKEVLNSDSMYYGGSNVGNIAPIETCPDDFGGEGYIELTLPPLGALCLKYQGGR, translated from the coding sequence ATGAGGGGTACTTTGAAAAGCGTTCCAGCATTTTTTGAGCCGTTCGATTTGCATTTATTCGGAGAAGGGACACATTGGCATTTATACCGGTTTCTTGGCGCGCACCCTGCCGAGATGGATGGTAAGAAAGGCTATCGTTTTGCGGTGTGGGCACCCAATGCACGCGAAGTACACGTGGCCGGTGACTTTAATAGATGGCATTTTAGAGAACTTCCCTTGTATCCCGTGGGAGTCTCGGGTGTCTGGGCTGCGTTCATTGCTGGCGTTGAGAAAGGAGAGCTATACAAATACAGTATTGTAGGTAGTGATGGGCGGGATGTATATAAAGCAGACCCTCTGGCTTTTTATTGTGAACTGCGCCCCGGTATTGCCTCCCGTACTTGGGATTTAGATAACCATACATGGACAGATGATGTATGGATGGAAGCCCGTCGTCAGCAGGGGCCTCCACTTGATAAGCCCATTTCCATTTATGAAGTACATCTTGGCTCCTGGTGTCGTGATCATGATCCGGAAAGCAACGGATTCCTTCGATATGGGAAACTTGCGGAACTGCTTATTGAGTACGTAAAAGACATGGGGTTTACCCATGTTGAATTACTCCCTGTAGCGGAGCATCCTCTTGATGAATCGTGGGGATATCAAACCAGTAATTATTTTGCTCCCACATCACGTCATGGCACGCCTGAAGAGTTTAAGGGTTTTGTTGATGCCTTACATAACGCAGGTATCGGCGTTTTTCTTGATTGGGTGCCAGCGCACTTCCCTAAAGATGACTGGTGTCTAGGGCGGTTTGACGGCAGTGCCCTTTACGAACATTTAGACCCACAGTTAGGCGAGCACCCCGACTGGGGAACGTACATATTTAATTACGGACGACATGAGGTTCGTAATTTTCTGTTCGCAAATGCTCTTTATTGGTTGCATGAATTTCATATAGACGGGCTTCGTATAGATGCCGTCGCTTCTATGCTGTATCTTGATTACTCCCGAAAGGAAGGGCAGTGGCGCCCGAATAAATACGGTGGGCGTGAAAATCTGGATGCCGTAGATTTTTTACGTGAACTTAATCGCGTTGCGCACGAGCAGTTTCCCGGTGTGGTCATGATCGCAGAAGAGTCTACTTCGTGGCCGGGCGTCTCTCGTCCCCTCTATACAGGCGGGCTCGGCTTTACCTTCAAATGGAATATGGGTTGGATGAGCGATAGTCTCAGCTACTTTTCAACAGATCCAATTTATCGAAGTTACAATCATAACAGTCTCACCTTCAGCATGCTCTATGCCTTTAGTGAGAACTTTGTACTCCCGCTTTCCCACGATGAAGTCGTACACGGAAAAGGAACGATACTTAGTAAAATGAGCGGTGATGTATGGCAAAAGCAAGCAAATCTTCGGCTTCTGTACTCGTATATGTGGGCTCATCCCGGTAAAAAAATGATTTTTATGGGCAGTGAGTTCGGGCAGTGGAACGAATGGAATCCTCGTGAAGAGCTTGATTGGTGTCTTTTACAGTTTCCGGCACATGATGGCATTCGTGCCCTCGTACGTGATCTGAATCATATGCTCACAACTGAAGAAGCCATGCATAAAGATGATTTTAGTTGGACCGGTTTCAAATGGGTCGATTTTTCTGATTATGGTGCATCCATCATCAGTTTTGTTCGTATGGGTGGTGATGGTGCGCCTTTGTTCTGGATATTTAATTTTACACCTGTAGTGCGGAACCATTATCGTGTTGCCAGTCCCAAAAGTGGCGTTTGGAAAGAAGTGCTTAATAGCGACAGTATGTATTATGGTGGATCCAACGTAGGAAATATTGCACCGATCGAAACATGCCCTGACGATTTTGGTGGCGAAGGCTATATAGAACTGACGCTTCCGCCGCTCGGTGCATTGTGTCTGAAGTATCAAGGGGGGAGATAG
- a CDS encoding isoaspartyl peptidase/L-asparaginase family protein encodes MEPKIIVHGGAWTIPDDRKQAHRDGCRNAVEAAYPLLLKGVSALDAVQTAINVLEQDDTFDAGRGAVLNADGQIELDASIMDGKDLNFGAVAGVRRFMTPVDIARKVLETEFCFLIGEGAERFAREQGLAECDPRDLFVERELQLYEKLRSQDGYSTHDAFAPRPKGTVGAVAIDKDGNIAASTSTGGTPYKLPGRVGDSPICGAGVYADNELGGASCTGFGEGIIRTLMCSKACEYLSQRDASAAAVEVINMLYRRVQGHAGIILLDKEGNYGVYHNTDHMAHAYVLPDGTIHTTVHMNS; translated from the coding sequence ATGGAACCGAAAATTATTGTTCACGGTGGTGCATGGACAATTCCGGACGATCGAAAGCAGGCTCACCGTGACGGATGCCGCAATGCTGTTGAAGCGGCCTATCCACTGTTGTTGAAAGGAGTGAGCGCCCTTGACGCTGTTCAGACTGCGATTAATGTTCTGGAACAGGACGATACGTTTGATGCAGGCCGCGGGGCGGTCTTGAATGCTGACGGACAGATAGAGCTTGATGCATCCATTATGGATGGCAAGGATTTAAATTTTGGCGCAGTTGCCGGTGTACGTCGTTTTATGACGCCGGTAGATATCGCTCGCAAAGTTCTGGAAACAGAATTTTGTTTTTTAATCGGTGAAGGTGCTGAGCGTTTTGCCCGAGAACAGGGACTTGCAGAATGCGATCCGCGTGATCTGTTTGTTGAACGGGAACTGCAGCTGTACGAAAAACTTCGCAGTCAGGACGGGTATTCAACGCATGATGCCTTTGCTCCGAGGCCGAAAGGAACCGTGGGCGCAGTTGCGATCGATAAAGACGGCAACATTGCAGCATCAACGTCTACAGGCGGTACGCCCTATAAGCTACCGGGGCGTGTCGGAGATTCTCCAATCTGCGGAGCTGGAGTCTATGCAGATAACGAACTTGGCGGGGCCTCATGTACAGGTTTTGGAGAGGGGATTATTCGCACGCTTATGTGTTCTAAAGCATGTGAATATCTAAGTCAGCGTGATGCCTCTGCTGCGGCGGTTGAAGTGATCAATATGTTGTATCGACGTGTGCAGGGCCATGCGGGAATTATCCTGTTGGATAAAGAGGGCAACTACGGAGTGTATCACAATACAGATCATATGGCGCATGCGTATGTGTTACCAGACGGTACAATTCATACCACAGTGCATATGAATTCGTAG
- a CDS encoding NAD(P)/FAD-dependent oxidoreductase produces MATLPASALIQRDKETYQIRLTPPSGVVTADELRQLADVADKYDVPLLKITSGQRIALIGLNEEDMANAAEEVPFRVGGHYIQACPGTDWCKMGQSDALGLGKALNEKIGTLKTAAKIKVGVSGCPISCSESHIRDIGFIGSKSGWTMVIGGNSGSRPRIADTLADKLTTEDALDLLDRFLAHYNETAKKKQRVARYVEEHGIEAIREALGV; encoded by the coding sequence ATGGCAACATTACCTGCAAGCGCACTTATTCAGCGCGATAAAGAAACATACCAGATCCGTCTCACTCCACCATCCGGTGTTGTAACAGCAGACGAACTTCGCCAACTCGCAGACGTAGCAGACAAGTACGATGTACCTCTTCTTAAAATTACTTCCGGTCAGCGCATTGCTCTCATAGGTCTTAACGAAGAAGACATGGCTAATGCTGCTGAAGAAGTACCATTCCGCGTTGGTGGTCACTATATTCAAGCTTGCCCCGGTACTGACTGGTGTAAAATGGGACAGAGCGATGCCTTAGGACTTGGTAAAGCTCTTAACGAAAAAATCGGTACACTCAAAACTGCTGCTAAAATCAAAGTTGGCGTTTCCGGTTGCCCTATCAGCTGTTCCGAAAGCCATATCCGCGACATTGGTTTCATTGGCAGCAAAAGCGGCTGGACCATGGTAATCGGTGGTAATTCCGGTTCCCGTCCACGCATCGCCGATACTCTTGCTGACAAACTTACCACAGAGGATGCTCTCGACCTGCTTGATCGTTTCCTTGCCCATTACAACGAAACGGCTAAAAAGAAACAGCGCGTAGCACGCTATGTAGAAGAACACGGTATCGAAGCAATCCGCGAAGCTTTGGGCGTCTAA